From a region of the Danaus plexippus chromosome 8, MEX_DaPlex, whole genome shotgun sequence genome:
- the LOC116776668 gene encoding ionotropic receptor 75a-like: MTGFLDREEVDIGGSPMFLTGERLSVVEYISSPTPTRSKFVFQQPKLSYENNLFLLSFKRSLWLGSVVLISMLFLFLFLVTVWEWKRTSIHKRTIRTRNAGILRPNVVDVALLIFGATCQQGSTVELKGSLGRMVLFLLFIMLTFLYTSYSANIVALLQSSSSQIRTLEDLLHSRISFGVHDTVFNRYYFSTETEPVRRAIYEKKVAPPGSAPRFMTMEEGVQEIRKGLFAFHMETGVGYKFVGRYFEEGEKCGLKEIQYLRVIDPWLAVRKETPFKEMFKIGTKRLQEHGLQQRENRLLYEKKPKCTGRQANFISVSMVDCYPALLILSYGTLISISVLFAENLYYNRRRLLHRMQSTEPPVSNTLQYSKMKYAYLFLLAFSRNVCSDEIKMIADVVKSYQQPTSISLKVCWNTAKKKNMVKEIYKIYPPKAVQFIEINDNIVSDSLTNTIIVMDMKCPKTSEFLKKANVTQKFRSVYHWLIIYNSDNVDKNIPSELNDLSILVDSSVLIANKNYNTYWLYSIYKYMPEGNWKVETFGTWTYEMGLKKLITMNIPSSQRRRNLEGTKIGTSMVVNDNDTRMDILSMRNLNTDHLTKAGYRQILPLYYFMNATLITVFTDTWGYLRNGSYDGMIGEVTRGTAELTGTVMFFTKPRTKVLDFLSFPLPSSVRFVFRQPSLSYQNNIFVLPFKPTVWLCILCLIILLLVIVFINGRWENFKCHDIDKTPRSPHLDISEITMMVIGAITQQGSFTEFKGTLGRVVMFLMFFVFLFLHTSYSANIVALLQSSSNDIKTLADLLNSKLELGAEDTPYNRQHLSTASEPIRKAIYEKKIAPAGSKPNFMTLEEGVKRIQTKPFAFHMYLGGGYRLVEKYFLEHEKCGLQEIQFNHETIPWVTCRKNSPYKEIFKIGLLRNQEHGLNDRVNRLIYSRKPVCSVHGGTFGSVNMTDFYPALLMLVYGMIASLLLLAIECLASQRLCHLRNRI; this comes from the exons ATGACAGGATTCTTGGACAGAGAGGAAGTTGATATTGGAG GATCACCGATGTTTCTAACTGGCGAGCGACTTTCCGTAGTTGAGTACATCTCGAGTCCTACTCCGACTCGATCGAAATTCGTCTTTCAGCAACCGAAGCTATCATATGAGAATAATTTGTTTCTCCTTTCGTTCAAGCGTTCCTTATGGCTCGGTTCCGTAGTTCTAATaagtatgttatttttgtttctgtttcTTGTCACAGTATGGGAATGGAAAAGGACATCTATACACAAGAGAACG aTAAGAACAAGAAACGCAGGAATCTTGAGACCGAATGTAGTTGATGttgctttattaatatttggtgCGACGTGTCAGCAAGGAAGTACAGTTGAATTGAAAG GGTCATTAGGTCGCatggtattatttttacttttcatcaTGTTGACATTCCTGTACACGTCGTATTCTGCTAACATCGTCGCTCTGCTGCAGTCGAGCTCGTCTCAAATAAGAACCCTGGAGGACTTGCTGCATTCAAGGATCAGTTTCGGCGTCCATGACACCGTGTtcaatagatattatttttcg acaGAAACTGAGCCTGTTAGACGAGCGATATACGAAAAGAAAGTAGCGCCACCAGGAAGTGCACCACGCTTTATGACGATGGAGGAAGGAGTCCAGGAAATCAGAAAG ggCCTGTTTGCGTTTCATATGGAAACTGGTGTTGGATATAAGTTCGTTGGAAGATATTTCGAAGAAGGTGAGAAATGTGGCCTAAAAGAGATCCAGTACTTGCGCGTTATAGACCCGTGGCTGGCCGTCAGAAAGGAGACTCCGTTCAAAGAAATGTTCAAAATTGG TACAAAACGTCTCCAAGAACACGGTCTGCAGCAGCGCGAAAATCGATTATTGTATGAGAAGAAGCCAAAATGTACAGGTCGTCAAGCTAACTTCATATCCGTCAGTATGGTCGACTGCTACCCGGCTCTGTTGATACTATCGTATGGAACTCTAATCTCAATATCTGTATTGTTTGCGGAAAACCTTTATTATAACCGTCGCCGTTTATTACACAGAATGCAAT CAACAGAACCGCCTGTATC CAACACACTTCAGTACTCGAAAATGAAGTACGCGTATCTGTTTCTTTTAGCGTTCAGCCGAAACGTTTGCTCAGATGAGATCAAAATGATTGCCGACGTAGTTAAATCTTATCAGCAACCGACTAGTATTTCGCTGAAAGTTTGTTGGAATACag ctaaaaagaaaaatatggtgaaggaaatttataaaatatatccgcCTAAGGCTGttcaatttattgaaataaatgataacattGTATCCGACTCGCTGACGAATACTATTATTGTTATGGATATGAAATGTCCGAAGACTTCAgagtttttgaaaaaa GCTAACGTCACACAAAAGTTTCGAAGCGTTTATCACTGGCTAATTATCTACAACTCGGATAATGTTGATAAGAATATTCCGTCCGAACTAAACGATTTAAGCATTCTGGTTGATTCAAGTGTCCTTATCgcgaataaaaattataatacgtaTTGGTTATATTCGA tttataaatacatgCCTGAAGGCAACTGGAAGGTAGAGACATTTGGTACTTGGACTTATGAAATGGgtttaaagaaattgataaCTATGAATATTCCGAGTTCCCAGAGACGTAGAAATTTAGAAGGGACGAAAATTGGAACCTCCATGGTGGTCAACGATAATGATACACGAATGGATATTTTAAGCATGAG AAATTTGAATACGGATCATCTGACGAAGGCCGGTTACAGACAAATCTTGCCGTTATACTATTTCATGAATGCCACCCTGATAACCGTGTTCACGGACACTTGGGGGTATTTGAGGAACGGTTCCTATGATGGTATGATCGGTGAGGTGACCCGGGGTACGGCGGAACTGACAG GGACGGTGATGTTCTTTACAAAACCCCGAACTAAAGTTCttgattttttatcatttccaCTACCATCGTCCGTGAGATTCGTTTTCCGCCAGCCGTCGTTGTCttatcaaaacaatatattcgTACTGCCTTTCAAACCAACTGTTTGGCTGTGTATTTTATGCCTCATTATACTTTTGCTCgtcattgtatttattaacgGACGGtgggaaaattttaaatgccaCGATATTGATAAG acTCCTCGCTCTCCACATCTTGATATCAGCGAAATTACTATGATGGTCATAGGAGCTATCACTCAACAAGGAAGCTTTACGGAATTCAAAG GAACTCTGGGTAGAGTAGTGATGTTCCTGATGTTCTTCGTATTCCTTTTCTTGCATACGTCATATTCAGCCAACATAGTTGCTTTACTTCAATCCAGCTCCAATGACATAAAGACATTGGCTGATCTGTTAAACTCTAAATTAGAACTCGGTGCTGAGGACACGCCTTATAATAGACAGCATTTATCC accGCTTCCGAACCAATAAGGAAGGCTATTTACGAAAAGAAAATAGCTCCAGCTGGATCTAAGCCAAATTTTATGACTTTGGAAGAAGGAGTGAAGAGAATTCAGACG aAACCGTTCGCTTTTCACATGTACCTCGGCGGTGGATACCGTCTCGTAGAGAAATATTTCCTGGAGCACGAGAAGTGCGGACTGCAAGAGATTCAGTTTAACCACGAGACTATACCCTGGGTCACGTGCCGTAAGAACTCGCCGTACAaggagatatttaaaatagg TTTATTGAGGAATCAGGAGCACGGTCTGAATGATCGCGTCAACCGTTTAATATACTCTCGCAAGCCTGTTTGTTCGGTTCACGGAGGTACCTTTGGTTCCGTGAATATGACCGACTTCTACCCAGCCCTCCTGATGCTGGTATATGGAATGATAGCTTCTCTTCTTCTGTTGGCTATCGAATGCTTGGCTTCACAACGCTTATGTCATCTTAGAAACAGAATCTGA
- the LOC116774354 gene encoding uncharacterized protein LOC116774354, which yields MYTKLIIFLFICANGLSGAQALFRCYACGFSVTDTDRSCLTITNTTQMVECIHTYCTIMRQEFLDPPGVVASFVRSCERQPTFLNHEVVDSTFRTFYRACTNDRCNIGNGIQSINDGNLSPNPPFNGTNLLVPGTRNSASTFHFSLIIVPLTILVYMVK from the exons atgtacacaaaattgataatatttctttttatttgtgcCAATGGACTATCCGGAG cGCAAGCTCTGTTCCGGTGTTACGCCTGCGGATTTTCTGTTACTGATACCGACAGATCCTGTCTCACTATCACAAACACAACACAAATGGTAGAATGTATCCACACATATTGTACAATTATGAGGCAGGAGTTTTTG GATCCCCCAGGTGTTGTTGCAAGTTTTGTACGAAGCTGTGAAAGACAGCCAACTTTTTTGAATCACGAAGTAGTTGATTCAACATTCCGGACATTTTATCGAGCTTGTACAAACGATCGTTGTAATATAG gtaACGGAATACAATCGATTAATGATGGAAATTTATCCCCTAATCCCCCGTTTAATGGCACCAATTTACTGGTTCCGGGTACTAGAAACAGCGCCTctacatttcattttagtttaattattgtacCACTTActatattagtttatatggtaaaataa
- the LOC116775573 gene encoding inositol polyphosphate 5-phosphatase E, with amino-acid sequence MTTSPTRTKQKLSLRKRLFVKKSPKVGCYVDTDSNEEFSQSSSRPMSPADPFIAQSAHASNTSIDHAQNRSNNTDVINDTVNQCSNKSSNDDESNSKCCKTFFRRSRPKSLVENHARNESISRPSSPINDSSNNSLSDQTVSQTKSDEIPKVTVNFPKSDDSKKPFEHSGSFEGIKPKSKLFVKRLSADHLISNESKPLYQSSSPESDRSNSLDRKRRSKSTITHSASRAGSTDSLARNSLLAAQVLRLIPTQEARQRNYLYGRLASHSLLGAAELEHVFPDREVKIFVGTWNMNGQAPPKELADFIFPNEVKHVPDIFAIGTQESYSERTEWEITIQEVLGPSHLLLHSYYLGTIHLTVFVRRDLIWFCSLPEDASLSVRPGTAFRTKGAVAISFALFGSTFLFVTAHLTAHQEKVKERLSDIKRIIRSIDLPKNLPCRHRSKDVTNNFDYVFWCGDLNFRLGEPRAAVLRWIEQTKFPLPPHLPHGLLHADQLTAVLEDGAAFRDFREAPITFPPTYKYDPGSQQFDTSSKQRAPAYTDRILYKARSMGANTSAFSGLRRISTVPCSGLKCVAYNSVQSVLTSDHKPVWALYSAALRPGTDVVPLAAGLFNREVYLEGIKRRRALLDHAPGTSAICNIQ; translated from the exons ATGACCACCTCACCCACCAGGACCAAGCAAAAGTTGTCCCTGCGGAAACGTTTATTCGTGAAGAAATCACCAAAAGTTGGCTGCTATGTCGATACGGATTCGAACGAAGAATTCAGTCAGTCAAGCTCTCGACCTATGTCTCCTGCAGATCCTTTTATAGCACAAAGTGCACATGCCTCTAATACAAGCATTGATCATGCCCAAAATCGATCCAACAATACAGATGTTATAAATGATACAGTAAATCaatgttcaaataaaagtaGTAATGACGACGAAAGCAATTCGAAATGCTGCAAAACATTCTTCAGGAGGTCTCGACCGAAAAGTCTAGTAGAAAATCACGCAAGAAATGAATCTATATCAAGACCATCAAGCCCTATAAATGATTCtagtaataatagtttaagtGATCAAACCGTATCTCAAACCAAAAGTGATGAAATACCTAAAGTAACAGTAAATTTTCCTAAATCTGATGACAGCAAAAAGCCCTTTGAACATTCTGGGTCTTTTGAAGGAATTAAACCTAAAAGTAAGTTATTCGTTAAAAGACTTTCAGCAGAccatttaatatcaaatgaatCCAAACCACTGTACCAATCATCGTCACCCGAGAGTGATAGAAGCAATTCCCTGGATCGTAAAAGAAG GAGTAAGTCAACAATCACACATTCAGCTTCAAGAGCTGGAAGCACGGACAGCTTGGCTCGTAATTCCCTGCTTGCTGCACAGGTGCTTCGTCTGATACCCACTCAAGAGGCACGGCAAAG AAATTACTTGTATGGGAGACTAGCATCTCATTCCTTGCTTGGCGCTGCAGAGTTAGAACATGTGTTTCCAGATAGAgaagtgaaaatatttgtggGTACATGGAATATGAATGGCCAAGCACCACCgaa AGAATTAgcagattttatatttccaaacGAAGTGAAGCATGTTCCTGATATATTCGCCATCGGCACTCAAGAGTCATACTCCGAAAGGACAGAATGGGAGATTACTATACAAGAAGTTCTGGGACCTTCGCATCTTCTGCTACATTCTTACTATTTAG GAACAATACATCTAACAGTATTCGTGAGGAGGGATCTCATCTGGTTTTGTTCGTTACCAGAAGACGCTAGTTTGTCAGTCCGTCCCGGAACAGCGTTCAGGACTAAGGGTGCCGTAGCCATATCGTTTGCTCTATTCGGCTCGACGTTTCTGTTCGTGACAGCACATTTGACGGCACACCAGGAAAAAGTTAAAGAGAGACTGTCGGATATAAAGAGGATCATCAGATCTATTGACCTACCAAAGAATTTGCCCTGCAGGCATCGGAGTAAAG atgtcacaaataattttgattatgtCTTCTGGTGTGGTGACCTAAACTTTAGACTCGGTGAACCAAGAGCAGCCGTTCTGAGATGGATAGAACAAACAAaa TTCCCTCTACCCCCTCACCTACCTCACGGTCTGCTACATGCGGATCAGTTGACAGCAGTGCTCGAAGATGGCGCCGCCTTTAGGGATTTCAGAGAAGCTCCGATTACCTTTCCACCGACTTATAAG tatGACCCTGGCAGCCAACAATTTGACACGTCAAGTAAGCAACGCGCCCCGGCCTACACCGACCGGATATTGTACAAGGCAAGGTCCATGGGCGCCAACACTTCCGCCTTCTCAG GTCTCCGTCGTATAAGCACCGTTCCATGCTCCGGGCTAAAGTGTGTGGCGTACAATTCTGTGCAGAGCGTTCTAACAAGCGATCATAAGCCAGTGTGGGCTTTATACTCCGCGGCTCTGAGACCAGGGACCGATGT TGTGCCGCTGGCAGCTGGACTGTTCAACCGGGAAGTATACCTCGAAGGCATCAAGAGAAGACGAGCTCTGTTGGATCACGCGCCCGGTACTTCAGCCATATGTAATATACAGTAG
- the LOC116773432 gene encoding uncharacterized protein LOC116773432, whose protein sequence is MVEILCAVVVSVILVLIFHLMNGGRNPPIFGIYQQRNKTFWFKYVLMYSYLKVRQLIVYLKHIILEDTTSAENGTMHVWKYQAKLEQLHDLGDFAKSVDGVYFNGMSEDGEAIVCGLARRPNRCCDAFIYLKIKDEDLLLTPSLPDTCLQKSSDDGEGHSVQGISIKNFIPMRTWNISYNGEMKTKSNTKVQVSAELVWSALWSPFEYDTQMSASCMAEDISREPWSRDYFKLLKKLHQTHYEQAGYISGNVRVNENSYNINMPCVRDRTFGQLREWRNFHRYVYHFIFLQNGDFIAVGTVSQPSVLSHLTIGYVCVKENQSVTAISGSDFKLYQHGENQVMPNDYGFVFQAGGESYAVRVEVTDEQTFYIGKDREAKFYERWSGVQVNGVKGWACVEWHYNNTAQK, encoded by the exons atggtGGAAATTTTATGTGCCGTGGTTGTTTCAGTGATATTAgtgttaatatttcatttaatgaacGGGGGCCGTAATCCTCCTATATTCGGTATTTATcagcaaagaaataaaacgttttggtttaaatatgttttaatgtacAGTTATCTTAAAGTGAGACAG ttgattgtttatttgaaacatataattttggaAGACACAACCAGCGCTGAGAATGGTACAATGCATGTCTGGAAATACCAGGCTAAGTTAGAGCAACTTCACGATCTTGGAGATTTCGCCAAG TCAGTCGACGGCGTCTACTTTAATGGAATGTCAGAAGACGGTGAAGCGATCGTGTGCGGATTAGCGAGGAGACCAAATAGATGTTGTgatgcatttatttatttgaag ATTAAAGACGAGGACCTTCTATTAACACCTTCCCTTCCTGACACATGTCTACAAAAATCGTCTGATGATGGAGAGGGTCACAGTGTACAAGGCATCAGTATCAAAAACTTTATTCCCATGCGAACATGGAACATTTCCTACAACGGTGAAATGAA GACGAAATCCAACACTAAAGTGCAAGTTAGCGCCGAGTTGGTTTGGAGCGCGCTGTGGTCTCCTTTCGAATACGACACTCAAATGTCGGCGAGTTGCATGGCCGAGGACATTTCGCGGGAGCCGTGGTCGAGGGACTACTTCAAGTTACTCAAAAA ACTGCATCAGACGCATTACGAACAAGCGGGTTACATTTCCGGAAATGTTAGAGTCAATGAAAACTCTTACAACATCAACATGCCGTGTGTGAGAGATCGTACTTTTg GTCAATTGAGGGAGTGGCGTAACTTCCACCGTTATGTCTaccattttatctttttacaaAATGGCGACTTCATAGCTGTGGGCACTGTGTCTCAGCCTTCAGTTTTATCGCA TCTGACCATTGGTTACGTCTGTGTCAAAGAGAATCAAAGCGTGACCGCTATAAGCGGCTCCGATTTCAAGTTGTATCAACACGGAGAAAACCAAGTGATGCCCAACGATTACGGTTTCGTATTCCAAGCTG gCGGCGAATCCTACGCGGTGAGAGTGGAAGTGACGGAcgaacaaacattttatataggaAAAGACAGAGAGGCCAAGTTTTACGAGAGGTGGAGTGGAGTCCAAGTTAATGGAGTCAAAGGCTGGGCTTGTGTCGAGTGGCATTACAACAACACGGCGcagaagtaa